The following are encoded in a window of Flavobacterium sp. WC2421 genomic DNA:
- a CDS encoding type III pantothenate kinase produces MILTIDVGNTRIKGAVFEGNTALEYFVFDAIELEKSIKNILNTYKKVTHLVVASVGNVKKEAFLIFEKQICIHFVSHTDSFPFVNAYETPQTLGIDRMVLASGATLQFSKQNRLVIDAGTCVTYDFIDQDDNYRGGAITPGLRLRYEALHNYTSKLPLLELERPKDFIGNSTSQSIHSGVVNGLVYEIDGFIDEYKGLSLNFIIILTGGDTEFLAKRLKNTIFANSNFLLESLNQTFQYKIKND; encoded by the coding sequence ATGATTTTAACCATTGACGTAGGGAATACGAGAATAAAAGGTGCTGTTTTTGAGGGTAATACTGCTTTGGAGTATTTTGTTTTTGATGCTATTGAACTTGAAAAAAGTATTAAAAATATTTTAAATACTTATAAAAAAGTGACCCATTTAGTGGTTGCGTCTGTTGGAAATGTTAAAAAAGAGGCTTTTTTGATATTTGAAAAACAGATTTGCATCCATTTTGTTTCTCATACGGATTCTTTTCCTTTTGTCAATGCATACGAAACGCCTCAAACGTTGGGAATTGATAGGATGGTGCTTGCTTCGGGAGCGACTTTGCAGTTTTCTAAGCAAAATCGGTTGGTTATCGACGCAGGAACTTGTGTAACTTATGATTTTATTGATCAGGATGATAATTATAGAGGTGGTGCAATAACGCCAGGATTGCGATTGCGATATGAAGCCTTACATAATTATACTTCCAAATTACCGTTGCTAGAATTGGAAAGGCCTAAAGATTTTATTGGAAACTCAACTTCTCAGTCGATTCATTCAGGGGTAGTAAACGGACTGGTCTATGAGATTGACGGTTTTATCGATGAATATAAAGGACTAAGTCTAAATTTTATAATAATTTTAACGGGTGGAGACACAGAATTTTTGGCTAAACGATTAAAAAATACCATATTTGCCAATTCAAATTTTCTTTTAGAAAGTTTGAATCAAACATTTCAATATAAAATCAAAAATGATTAA
- a CDS encoding MFS transporter, which translates to MSTKSTKGIWKVISASSMGTMIEWYDFYIFGSLAVVISTKFFPADNPTAAFLATLATFAVGFVVRPFGALFFGRLGDLIGRKYTFMVTLLLMGGATFLIGCIPSYETIGFMAPVLVLILRMLQGLALGGEYGGAATYVAEHAPVGQRGYWTSWIQTTATVGLFISLMVILATRNVLTPEQFDEWGWRVPFWVSIIMVGVSYLIRKNMDESPVFAKAKSEGKTSTNPLKESFGNRYNLKFVLLALFGATMGQGVIWYTGQFYAMSFMKTVMSIDSSQVDTLLGIALILGTPFFIVFGWLSDKIGRKYIMMGGMLLAILLYRPIYKQMFETTNVKNKTELVASTKIVSELKENKKQTMDSIYTTNKEYSDGTTLLEIKTVSLENGKAMIIDGKPKIETKTTININWDDKWVLIFLIFVQVIFVTMVYGPIAAFLVEMFPAKIRYTSMSLPYHVGNGIFGGLLPAISTYLVINGKNAGDAEFYLEGLWYPIIIASVCFVVGMVYIKNKDTKNTHI; encoded by the coding sequence ATGAGTACTAAATCAACAAAAGGAATTTGGAAAGTAATTTCCGCATCCTCAATGGGAACAATGATAGAATGGTATGACTTCTATATTTTTGGAAGTTTAGCCGTTGTCATTTCAACTAAATTTTTCCCAGCCGATAACCCAACCGCAGCCTTCTTAGCAACATTAGCAACATTTGCAGTTGGTTTTGTAGTGCGCCCATTTGGAGCACTTTTCTTTGGAAGATTAGGGGATTTAATTGGAAGAAAATACACTTTCATGGTTACTTTATTACTAATGGGTGGAGCAACATTTCTTATAGGTTGTATCCCTAGTTATGAAACAATAGGATTCATGGCACCAGTTTTAGTCTTAATATTAAGAATGCTTCAAGGTCTTGCACTTGGTGGAGAATATGGTGGAGCTGCGACATATGTAGCCGAACATGCACCTGTAGGCCAAAGAGGGTATTGGACTTCATGGATTCAAACCACAGCAACAGTTGGTTTATTTATTTCTTTAATGGTGATTTTAGCTACAAGAAACGTCCTTACTCCTGAACAATTTGACGAATGGGGATGGAGAGTTCCATTCTGGGTTTCTATAATCATGGTAGGGGTTTCTTATCTAATTAGAAAAAACATGGATGAGTCTCCCGTTTTTGCAAAAGCAAAATCAGAAGGAAAAACAAGTACAAATCCATTAAAAGAAAGTTTTGGAAATCGTTACAATTTAAAATTTGTTTTATTAGCTTTATTTGGAGCTACTATGGGTCAAGGAGTTATTTGGTACACCGGACAATTTTACGCCATGAGTTTCATGAAAACGGTAATGTCAATCGACTCTTCTCAAGTAGATACTTTATTAGGAATTGCATTGATATTAGGAACTCCATTTTTTATTGTATTTGGTTGGCTAAGTGATAAAATAGGCCGAAAATACATTATGATGGGAGGAATGCTTTTGGCTATTTTACTATACAGACCTATTTATAAACAAATGTTTGAAACAACAAATGTGAAAAATAAAACAGAATTAGTTGCTAGCACAAAAATAGTTTCTGAACTGAAAGAGAACAAAAAACAAACCATGGATTCTATTTATACAACTAATAAAGAGTATTCTGATGGCACCACTTTGCTGGAAATAAAAACCGTATCTTTAGAGAACGGTAAAGCAATGATAATTGATGGAAAACCTAAGATAGAGACAAAAACAACAATCAACATCAATTGGGATGACAAGTGGGTATTGATATTCTTAATATTTGTACAGGTTATATTTGTCACCATGGTTTATGGACCAATTGCTGCATTCTTAGTAGAAATGTTCCCTGCAAAAATTAGATATACCTCTATGTCATTACCATATCATGTAGGAAATGGAATTTTTGGAGGATTACTTCCGGCTATATCCACTTACTTAGTTATTAACGGCAAAAACGCTGGCGATGCTGAGTTTTATTTAGAAGGACTTTGGTATCCAATTATCATTGCCTCTGTATGCTTTGTAGTAGGAATGGTTTACATTAAAAACAAAGACACAAAAAACACTCACATTTAA
- the lptC gene encoding LPS export ABC transporter periplasmic protein LptC — protein sequence MTLLKKYSMFPVVTVLAVTLFFGCESNFKEVQKINFTEFTPSSDADNVNLKYTDSGLIKLILISPKMLDFGSVNFPFTEFPKGVDVTLFDNKAKKTRITSKYAVSYSLTGIIDLQGKVKIASQEGQTLETEQLYYDQKNEWFFTEKKFKFTDVKGSSNGQGIDFSKDFKVINSQRITGEFDSAE from the coding sequence ATGACTTTACTAAAAAAATATAGCATGTTTCCAGTAGTCACAGTTTTAGCTGTGACTCTGTTTTTTGGTTGTGAAAGTAATTTTAAAGAAGTTCAAAAAATAAATTTTACTGAATTCACTCCAAGTAGCGATGCTGACAATGTGAATTTAAAATATACAGATTCAGGTCTTATAAAATTGATTTTAATAAGTCCTAAAATGTTAGATTTTGGAAGTGTTAATTTTCCTTTTACTGAATTTCCAAAAGGGGTGGATGTTACTTTATTTGATAACAAAGCTAAAAAAACCCGGATAACATCTAAGTATGCGGTTTCATATAGTCTCACGGGTATAATTGATTTGCAAGGAAAAGTTAAGATTGCTTCTCAAGAAGGGCAAACGTTAGAGACGGAGCAATTGTACTACGATCAGAAAAACGAGTGGTTTTTTACTGAAAAAAAGTTTAAATTTACAGATGTTAAAGGGTCTTCTAATGGACAAGGAATTGACTTTAGTAAAGATTTTAAAGTTATAAACTCACAAAGAATTACCGGCGAATTCGATTCAGCCGAATAA
- a CDS encoding GYDIA family GHMP kinase: protein MKKTFYSNGKLLITGEYLVLDGAKAFALPTKFGQNLNVEEGENQEFSWKSYNEDGTIWFQDTIPFSEIINPIIAATPSVKSTLITILNEAYKMQPAFINTSKGYQITTELSFPKKWGLGTSSTLINNIAQWLQIDAFELLKTSFGGSGYDIACAQNDSPITYQLQKGKPKVENIKFRPDFTDTIYFIYLNKKQNSKTAIANYQNNKTEDIEKSIITINKLTTEVLQAKAVTSFGHALEKHEAEMSYVLETSTVKESLFSDFNGQVKSLGAWGGDFVMVVSEVNPKTYFNSKGFNTILTYDEMILK from the coding sequence ATGAAGAAAACATTTTACAGCAACGGAAAATTATTGATAACGGGAGAATACCTTGTTTTAGATGGTGCAAAAGCATTTGCATTACCTACAAAATTTGGCCAGAATCTAAATGTTGAAGAAGGAGAAAATCAAGAATTTTCCTGGAAAAGCTACAACGAAGATGGAACAATCTGGTTTCAAGACACCATTCCTTTTTCGGAAATTATAAATCCTATAATTGCTGCAACACCATCTGTAAAAAGTACTTTAATTACCATACTAAATGAAGCATATAAAATGCAACCTGCATTTATAAATACATCTAAAGGGTATCAAATTACTACTGAACTGAGTTTTCCAAAAAAATGGGGATTAGGAACCTCTTCTACTCTTATTAACAACATTGCCCAATGGCTACAAATTGACGCTTTTGAACTGCTTAAAACAAGTTTTGGAGGTAGTGGCTACGACATCGCCTGCGCACAAAATGACAGTCCTATTACATATCAGCTACAAAAAGGAAAACCTAAAGTTGAAAATATAAAATTCCGACCTGATTTTACGGATACCATTTATTTTATTTATCTCAATAAAAAACAAAATAGCAAAACGGCTATTGCCAATTATCAAAATAACAAAACGGAGGATATAGAAAAAAGTATAATTACGATTAATAAACTAACAACTGAAGTTTTACAAGCTAAAGCAGTTACCTCTTTTGGACACGCATTAGAAAAACATGAAGCTGAAATGAGTTATGTTTTAGAAACAAGTACTGTAAAGGAAAGCTTATTTTCTGATTTCAACGGACAAGTAAAAAGCCTAGGAGCTTGGGGCGGAGATTTTGTAATGGTTGTTTCAGAGGTGAACCCAAAAACGTATTTTAATTCTAAAGGATTCAATACGATCCTTACTTACGACGAAATGATATTGAAATAA
- a CDS encoding helix-turn-helix domain-containing protein, with protein MGKKIDDYYVTKALQLYLEGLSYREIERIIGVSHVTVSNWVKSFNIKKPSHANYHPTYKIFNHLELVEYIKKKELLSGAGMIITELGDKFMLIKWERFKD; from the coding sequence ATGGGCAAAAAGATAGATGATTATTATGTTACAAAGGCATTACAATTGTATTTAGAAGGACTGAGTTATAGAGAAATCGAGCGTATTATTGGGGTTTCACATGTAACTGTAAGTAATTGGGTAAAAAGTTTTAACATTAAAAAACCATCCCATGCTAATTACCATCCTACTTATAAGATATTTAATCATTTAGAACTAGTAGAATACATCAAAAAAAAGGAATTATTATCTGGAGCCGGTATGATAATAACCGAGTTAGGAGACAAATTTATGCTTATCAAGTGGGAACGTTTTAAAGATTAA
- a CDS encoding response regulator transcription factor, translating to MKKILIVDDEPNIVMSLEYTFKKNNFEVFIARDGQEALDILQNQLPDIIILDVMMPLVDGFATLEQIKKDDRLQNCKVIFLSAKNKEKDIEKGLSLGANLYVVKPFSLKKLVEQVHDLLQ from the coding sequence ATGAAGAAAATTTTAATTGTAGATGACGAACCTAATATTGTTATGTCTTTGGAGTATACTTTCAAAAAAAATAATTTTGAAGTTTTCATAGCACGTGACGGTCAAGAAGCCTTAGACATTTTACAAAACCAACTACCAGACATAATCATTCTCGATGTAATGATGCCACTGGTTGACGGTTTTGCCACATTAGAACAAATAAAAAAAGATGATCGATTACAAAATTGCAAAGTGATATTCCTTTCTGCAAAAAACAAAGAAAAAGACATAGAAAAAGGCCTCTCATTAGGTGCTAATTTATATGTAGTCAAGCCCTTTTCATTAAAAAAATTAGTAGAACAAGTACACGATTTATTGCAATAA
- a CDS encoding DUF6814 family protein, with amino-acid sequence MNQIKRVLGLVWIALALAAAYFCIFTFGLPKFMSGKQDDLVFGIIILFILTPLIVLGLGTFGYYALMGDYDEKK; translated from the coding sequence ATGAATCAAATAAAAAGAGTTTTAGGATTAGTTTGGATTGCCTTAGCATTAGCCGCTGCTTATTTTTGCATCTTCACTTTTGGGTTGCCCAAATTTATGTCAGGTAAACAAGACGATTTAGTATTTGGAATTATTATCCTTTTCATACTTACACCATTAATAGTTTTAGGATTAGGCACATTTGGCTATTATGCTTTAATGGGTGACTACGACGAAAAAAAATAA
- a CDS encoding hemolysin family protein yields MEISIIIICLILCAFFSGMEIAFISSNKIYLEIEKKQNNFLSKILTKLTEKPSKFIAAMLIGNNIALVVYGFFMGDLLMRWVDSFKFHFSDLSNLFLQTLLSTLIVLITAEFMPKVFFQIYANVLIKFFAIPAYFFYQLFYFISTFFIWVSDFILKKFFRTDGDQVQLYFSKVELGNYITEQMSTVEDNDEVDSEIQMFQNALEFSGVKARDVMSPRTEIVAIDLFDSIEELKELFIETGYSKIVVYENSLDEIVGYVHSFDLFKKPKSIKSVVISVEFVPETIYIKDVMNLLTKKRKSVAVVLDEYGGTSGIITIEDIVEELFGEIEDEHDSDEELIEKELGDDSYLFSARFDVEYLNQTYKLNIPESDSYGTLGGFIVDFTKEIPLKGEVITIGNYHFVIEEATNKKIELVNMTVKE; encoded by the coding sequence ATGGAAATTAGTATTATAATAATATGCTTAATACTATGTGCCTTTTTTTCTGGGATGGAAATAGCATTCATTTCTTCCAATAAGATTTATCTGGAAATAGAAAAAAAGCAAAATAATTTCCTTTCAAAAATCCTTACTAAACTTACTGAAAAACCTTCTAAGTTTATTGCTGCCATGCTTATTGGTAATAATATTGCATTAGTAGTGTATGGTTTTTTCATGGGGGATTTGTTAATGCGTTGGGTAGATTCTTTTAAATTTCATTTTTCAGATTTATCAAATTTATTTTTGCAAACCCTATTATCAACCTTAATTGTTTTGATAACGGCTGAATTTATGCCAAAGGTTTTCTTTCAGATTTATGCTAATGTGCTTATAAAATTCTTTGCAATACCTGCTTATTTTTTTTATCAGTTATTCTATTTCATTTCTACTTTTTTCATTTGGGTTTCTGATTTTATTCTAAAAAAATTCTTTAGAACTGATGGTGATCAAGTGCAGCTTTATTTTAGTAAAGTGGAGTTAGGGAACTACATCACGGAACAAATGAGTACGGTGGAGGATAATGATGAAGTCGATTCAGAGATTCAAATGTTTCAAAATGCATTGGAGTTTTCAGGCGTAAAAGCTAGAGATGTAATGAGTCCTAGAACGGAGATTGTTGCAATAGATTTGTTTGACTCTATAGAAGAACTCAAAGAGTTGTTTATAGAAACAGGTTATTCTAAAATTGTGGTTTATGAGAATTCCCTCGATGAAATTGTGGGTTATGTTCATTCATTTGATTTATTTAAAAAACCTAAAAGTATCAAATCAGTAGTCATTTCAGTCGAATTTGTTCCAGAGACAATATATATAAAGGATGTCATGAATTTGCTTACTAAAAAAAGAAAAAGTGTCGCTGTTGTGCTAGATGAATATGGAGGGACATCAGGTATTATCACGATAGAAGATATTGTGGAAGAACTTTTTGGTGAAATTGAAGATGAGCACGATTCGGATGAGGAATTAATCGAAAAAGAACTTGGAGATGATAGCTACCTTTTTTCAGCACGATTTGATGTAGAGTATTTAAACCAAACTTATAAATTGAACATTCCTGAAAGTGATTCTTATGGAACTTTAGGCGGTTTTATTGTTGATTTCACAAAAGAAATTCCTCTAAAAGGAGAGGTAATTACCATTGGAAACTATCATTTTGTGATAGAAGAAGCTACAAATAAGAAAATTGAATTGGTTAATATGACCGTAAAAGAGTGA
- a CDS encoding peptidylprolyl isomerase, with the protein MAVLSKIRQRSALMIAVIALALFAFIIGDLFKSGSFNSTSKDVGSINGKDISFEDFRIKVSNVEKSGQGITSTAAANKVWDQEVSVALLTSEFDKLGLRVGEKHLLEVLKADPNIGKNPMFLNAAGMFDLAKFKEYFKSNPSQAQYLKDREKDAELNAKYQIYNTLIKSAIYTTESEGKLRYEMEANKVNFAFVAGLYSTIKDSDVKVTDADIVEYMKKNEKKFKADESREVEYVLIEDKASKEDEAEVKSKINALLSGSVVYNQATGKNDTLSGFKSAKNTIEFVNSNSDVPYDSTYIAKKDLPAIDADQLYNLAPGEVYGPYVFGKYYCISKSMGKKLGVNAKASHILISYEGTQVPNQKEKRTKEEAKAKAEAILAQVNANPDSFLMLAFTNSDDSSAQQGGDLGYFGPNQMVKPFNDFVFNNGIGKVGLVETPFGFHIIKITDKQDGIRLATVAQKIEASEATSDKVFTQATKFEMDATDKGFTKVAKDMALTVAAPVTVSVMDENFGPLGNQRAIVRWAFEDGTKVGAVKRFEVPNLGHVIATVKNIDNSGLVPVTQARSYVESILKNKKKAELIKAKMTGSSLEAIAKAAGSTVQQASDVTLQNPVLTGGVGQEPKVVGTAFALAANKLSAPIEGNTGVYVVKNISTVKAPVLKDHATYVAQMKAQSAGDVNRVLPALKDNAEIKDNRKQFNY; encoded by the coding sequence ATGGCAGTTTTATCAAAAATTAGACAACGTTCCGCTTTAATGATTGCAGTTATCGCATTGGCTTTATTTGCATTTATCATAGGTGATTTATTTAAAAGTGGTAGTTTCAACAGTACATCAAAAGATGTAGGAAGTATCAATGGAAAAGATATTTCATTTGAAGATTTTAGAATTAAAGTAAGTAATGTTGAAAAAAGTGGTCAAGGTATCACTTCTACAGCAGCAGCTAATAAAGTATGGGATCAAGAAGTTTCTGTTGCTTTATTGACATCTGAATTTGATAAATTAGGATTAAGAGTAGGAGAAAAACACTTATTAGAAGTTTTAAAAGCAGATCCAAATATTGGTAAAAACCCAATGTTTTTAAATGCTGCAGGTATGTTTGATTTGGCCAAATTTAAAGAATATTTCAAGTCAAATCCTTCTCAAGCACAATATTTAAAAGACAGAGAGAAAGATGCAGAACTGAATGCGAAGTATCAAATTTATAATACATTGATTAAATCAGCTATCTACACAACTGAAAGTGAAGGGAAATTGAGATATGAAATGGAAGCTAATAAAGTGAATTTTGCTTTTGTAGCTGGTTTATATTCAACTATCAAAGACAGTGATGTTAAAGTTACTGATGCTGATATTGTGGAATACATGAAGAAAAACGAGAAAAAATTTAAGGCTGATGAGTCTCGTGAAGTAGAATATGTTTTAATTGAAGATAAAGCTTCGAAAGAAGATGAGGCTGAAGTTAAGTCTAAAATCAATGCATTATTGTCAGGAAGTGTGGTTTACAATCAAGCTACTGGTAAAAACGATACATTATCAGGATTCAAATCGGCTAAAAACACTATTGAGTTTGTGAATTCAAATTCAGATGTTCCTTATGATTCTACTTATATTGCTAAAAAAGATTTGCCAGCTATTGATGCAGATCAATTGTATAACCTTGCTCCGGGAGAAGTATATGGTCCTTATGTTTTTGGAAAGTACTATTGTATTTCAAAATCAATGGGTAAAAAATTAGGTGTAAATGCAAAAGCGAGTCACATTTTAATTAGCTATGAAGGGACACAAGTTCCTAATCAAAAAGAGAAAAGAACGAAAGAAGAAGCAAAAGCGAAAGCAGAAGCAATCTTAGCACAAGTAAATGCTAATCCAGATAGTTTCTTGATGTTGGCTTTTACAAATTCTGATGATTCATCAGCACAACAAGGTGGTGATTTAGGATATTTTGGTCCAAACCAAATGGTAAAACCATTCAATGACTTTGTTTTCAATAATGGTATTGGTAAAGTAGGTTTGGTTGAAACTCCTTTTGGATTTCATATTATCAAAATTACAGATAAGCAAGACGGAATCCGTTTAGCGACTGTAGCTCAAAAAATTGAAGCGTCAGAAGCTACTTCTGATAAAGTATTTACACAAGCGACCAAATTTGAAATGGATGCTACTGATAAGGGGTTTACAAAAGTTGCTAAAGATATGGCTCTAACAGTTGCAGCTCCTGTTACTGTAAGCGTGATGGATGAAAATTTTGGACCTTTAGGAAATCAAAGAGCTATTGTAAGATGGGCTTTTGAAGATGGTACTAAAGTTGGTGCAGTAAAACGTTTTGAAGTACCTAATTTAGGTCATGTTATTGCAACGGTTAAAAATATTGACAATTCAGGATTAGTTCCAGTTACTCAAGCAAGATCTTATGTTGAGTCTATTCTTAAAAATAAGAAAAAAGCGGAGTTGATAAAAGCGAAGATGACAGGAAGTTCACTTGAAGCTATTGCAAAAGCAGCTGGTTCAACTGTTCAACAAGCTTCTGATGTTACATTGCAAAACCCAGTTTTAACTGGTGGAGTTGGTCAAGAGCCTAAGGTTGTTGGTACTGCATTTGCTTTAGCAGCAAATAAATTATCGGCTCCTATAGAAGGAAATACAGGAGTTTATGTTGTGAAAAATATAAGTACTGTTAAAGCGCCAGTTTTAAAAGATCATGCTACGTATGTTGCACAAATGAAAGCACAATCTGCAGGAGATGTAAACAGAGTTTTACCTGCTTTGAAAGATAATGCTGAAATTAAAGACAATAGAAAGCAATTCAATTACTAA
- a CDS encoding ATP-binding protein, which translates to MSSIGLLFILALYVSILFYIAYWAEKRSHSKWTNNPYIYSFSLAVYCTAWTYYGSIGLAANSGLSYLPIYVGPIIIIPTWMIILKRIIRISRVNKISSIADFISLRYGNSRFLGALVTLICIFGIVPYIALQLKSISDTFHIVTKTQSNSNIFNDTTTYVCLALALFASYYGTRYVDASEKRRGIVTAVAIESILKLVFFLIIGIYVTYFVYDGFGDIYTKAAILENFEQKNSIGGLSESINWFFLCVLSMFAIFLLPRQFHTAIIENNKETHIRTAIWLFPLYLLLFNIFVFPIAWGGNILFEGQGLNSDTYSLLIPQFFNNSTLTVLVFLGGFSAAISMIVVSSIALATMLSNNLLIPYGFIGSLENSLQEKNSKRILNSRKIGIFLLILLAYAIYKIFILDYTLVSIGLVSFVIIAQLAPSFFGALFWKRGSKNGAVTGIILGFTICCYTLLAPYAIGITKSTSLFIQEGPWGIGLLRPFQLFGLNYLDPIPHAVFWSLLFNLMSYAAISVSFKGNYRERNYAEMFVDIDKYITNHENAFVWKGTAYISDIQKVLQRFLGEERTKRALTIFNLKYNIDKNITTADARFIKFAENLLTGHIGTASAKILISSVIKEDKISLPEVLRILEESKENIIINKKLTDTSNELKKISQQLKNANQELINKDIQKDEFLDTVTHELRTPITAIRAASEILHDDEDIPEELKKRFLQNIISESDRLNRLIDKILDLEKFETGKQKLYLSKNNISKTIKNTIESVKQLIKNKNIEVEFHQAQKEIKAFYDEERIVQVIHNLLSNAIKFCPEKEGEITITIVENKDVIEVQIHNNGKGIKEEDFEAIFDKFYQSRNQNVKKPIGSGLGLAICKQIIEHHKGKIWAKKTKTDGATFIFTLPNYNTTETTLP; encoded by the coding sequence ATGAGTAGTATAGGTCTTTTATTTATTTTAGCACTTTATGTGTCCATACTCTTTTATATTGCCTATTGGGCAGAAAAAAGAAGCCACTCTAAATGGACAAACAATCCCTACATCTATTCCTTTTCACTAGCTGTCTATTGTACTGCTTGGACTTATTATGGCAGTATAGGTCTTGCTGCAAATTCAGGATTAAGTTATTTACCAATTTATGTAGGTCCAATCATAATTATACCCACTTGGATGATTATCCTCAAGAGAATTATCCGAATTTCAAGAGTGAATAAAATATCCAGTATTGCCGATTTTATTTCCCTTCGTTATGGGAATAGTAGATTTCTAGGAGCATTAGTTACCTTGATTTGCATTTTTGGGATTGTTCCCTATATCGCTTTACAACTAAAATCGATTTCAGATACTTTTCATATTGTCACTAAAACACAATCAAATTCTAATATTTTCAATGATACCACTACCTATGTTTGTCTTGCTTTGGCATTATTTGCTTCTTATTATGGGACGCGCTATGTAGATGCCTCTGAAAAAAGACGTGGAATAGTAACGGCAGTAGCTATCGAATCCATATTAAAATTAGTTTTCTTTTTGATCATCGGGATTTACGTAACCTATTTTGTTTATGATGGTTTTGGGGACATTTACACTAAAGCAGCTATTCTTGAAAATTTTGAGCAAAAAAATTCTATCGGCGGGTTGAGTGAAAGCATTAATTGGTTTTTTCTTTGTGTATTATCCATGTTTGCTATTTTTCTATTACCTCGACAGTTTCATACCGCAATTATTGAAAACAATAAAGAAACTCATATTCGAACAGCGATTTGGTTATTTCCATTGTACTTATTACTTTTCAATATTTTTGTATTCCCAATTGCTTGGGGAGGAAATATTTTATTTGAAGGACAAGGGTTAAATTCAGATACGTATTCCTTATTAATCCCTCAATTTTTCAATAATAGTACGCTTACTGTATTAGTATTTCTTGGTGGGTTTTCGGCGGCAATATCAATGATTGTTGTTTCATCTATCGCCTTAGCTACGATGCTCAGCAACAATCTTTTAATTCCTTATGGATTCATAGGTTCCTTAGAAAATTCTTTACAAGAAAAAAACAGTAAACGAATCCTAAACAGTAGAAAAATAGGTATTTTTTTACTTATCCTTTTGGCATATGCTATCTATAAAATTTTTATTCTGGATTACACATTGGTATCTATTGGATTAGTATCTTTTGTGATTATTGCACAATTAGCCCCTTCTTTTTTTGGTGCTCTATTCTGGAAAAGAGGTTCTAAAAATGGTGCTGTAACTGGAATTATACTTGGTTTCACTATTTGTTGTTATACACTTCTTGCTCCATATGCTATTGGAATTACAAAATCGACCAGCTTATTTATTCAAGAAGGACCTTGGGGCATTGGACTACTGAGACCATTCCAGCTTTTTGGATTAAATTATTTAGACCCCATTCCGCATGCAGTTTTTTGGAGTTTATTATTCAACTTAATGAGCTATGCTGCCATTTCTGTAAGTTTTAAAGGAAATTACAGAGAACGCAATTATGCCGAAATGTTTGTCGATATTGACAAATACATCACCAATCATGAGAATGCTTTTGTATGGAAAGGAACGGCATACATATCAGACATTCAAAAAGTGTTGCAACGTTTCCTGGGTGAAGAAAGAACCAAACGTGCACTTACTATTTTTAATTTAAAATACAATATCGATAAAAACATTACAACAGCCGATGCTCGATTTATAAAATTTGCTGAAAACTTATTAACGGGTCATATTGGTACGGCTTCCGCCAAAATTTTAATATCAAGTGTAATTAAAGAAGACAAAATCAGTTTGCCAGAAGTACTTCGAATTCTAGAAGAGTCAAAAGAAAATATTATCATCAATAAAAAACTAACGGATACTTCGAATGAATTAAAAAAAATATCCCAGCAGTTAAAAAATGCCAATCAAGAATTAATAAATAAAGACATTCAAAAAGATGAATTTCTTGATACAGTCACACATGAATTAAGAACACCAATTACAGCCATTCGAGCTGCAAGTGAAATCCTTCATGATGACGAAGACATTCCAGAAGAATTGAAAAAACGATTTTTGCAAAATATTATTTCCGAGTCCGATCGATTGAATCGTTTAATCGATAAAATTCTGGATTTAGAGAAATTTGAAACTGGGAAACAAAAACTGTATTTATCAAAAAACAACATTTCTAAAACAATAAAAAATACTATAGAATCGGTAAAACAATTGATAAAAAATAAGAATATTGAGGTAGAATTTCATCAAGCTCAAAAAGAAATAAAAGCCTTTTATGATGAAGAACGGATTGTTCAAGTAATTCACAATTTATTATCGAATGCTATAAAATTTTGCCCTGAAAAAGAAGGGGAAATTACCATTACTATAGTCGAAAATAAAGATGTTATTGAAGTCCAAATTCACAATAATGGCAAAGGAATTAAAGAAGAAGATTTTGAAGCTATTTTTGATAAATTCTATCAATCTAGAAACCAAAATGTCAAAAAACCCATTGGAAGTGGTTTAGGCCTAGCCATTTGCAAACAAATAATTGAACATCACAAAGGGAAAATTTGGGCCAAAAAGACAAAGACCGATGGGGCCACTTTTATTTTCACATTACCTAATTACAATACTACTGAAACTACACTGCCATGA